Proteins from a genomic interval of Herpetosiphonaceae bacterium:
- a CDS encoding L-rhamnose isomerase yields the protein MTDSVPTTRHVQHAYALAKERYAALGVDTEQALARLGQISLSLHCWQGDDVAGFESPDGELGGGIAATGNYPGKARNADELRRDLDQVYRLLPGQHRLNLHAIYAEINGRKVERNELQPEHFAAWAAWAKANGHGIDFNPTCFGHPLAESGFTLSSYDAGVRRFWIEHCIASRTIGEYFGRELGTACVTNIWIPDGLKDTPVDRATPRRLLKESLDQILAAPIDRRYNLDAVESKLFGIGSESYVVGSHEFYLGYALSNHVLLCLDSGHFHPTESIADKISSVLLYVDEILLHISRGVRWDSDHVVTLSDETQALLQEIVRNNLLDRVHIGLDFFDASINRVAAWVIGARNVQRAALLALLEPIDRLREAERSGDYTTRLALLEELKGMPWAAVWDQFCLQHEVPLGMRYLDEIRSYETHELARRG from the coding sequence ATGACTGATTCAGTTCCCACAACCAGACATGTCCAGCATGCCTACGCGCTCGCCAAAGAGCGCTACGCGGCGCTCGGCGTCGATACCGAGCAGGCATTGGCACGTCTCGGCCAGATCTCGCTGAGCCTGCACTGCTGGCAGGGCGACGACGTAGCCGGGTTCGAGTCGCCGGATGGCGAGCTTGGCGGCGGCATCGCGGCGACCGGCAACTATCCGGGCAAGGCGCGCAACGCGGACGAGCTGCGCCGCGATCTCGATCAGGTCTATCGCCTGCTGCCGGGACAGCACCGGCTGAATCTGCACGCGATCTACGCCGAAATCAACGGACGGAAGGTTGAGCGCAACGAGCTTCAGCCCGAACATTTCGCCGCGTGGGCCGCGTGGGCCAAAGCCAACGGACACGGCATCGACTTCAACCCGACCTGCTTCGGGCATCCGCTGGCCGAGAGCGGCTTTACGCTGTCGAGCTACGATGCGGGCGTGCGCCGGTTCTGGATCGAGCACTGCATTGCGTCGCGCACGATCGGCGAGTATTTCGGGCGCGAGCTTGGCACGGCCTGCGTCACCAACATCTGGATTCCCGACGGCCTCAAGGACACGCCCGTCGATCGCGCCACGCCCCGCCGATTGCTCAAAGAATCGCTCGATCAGATCCTCGCCGCGCCCATCGACCGGCGGTACAACCTGGATGCCGTCGAAAGCAAGCTCTTCGGCATCGGCTCCGAAAGCTACGTCGTCGGCTCGCACGAGTTCTACCTGGGCTACGCGCTGAGCAACCACGTGCTGCTGTGCCTGGATAGCGGCCACTTCCACCCGACCGAGTCGATCGCCGACAAGATCTCGTCGGTGCTGCTCTACGTCGATGAAATCTTGCTCCACATCAGCCGGGGCGTGCGCTGGGACAGCGATCATGTCGTCACGCTCAGCGACGAGACGCAGGCGCTGCTTCAGGAGATCGTACGCAACAACCTGCTCGATCGCGTCCACATCGGCCTGGACTTCTTCGACGCGAGTATCAACCGGGTAGCGGCGTGGGTCATCGGCGCGCGCAACGTGCAGCGGGCCGCGCTGCTGGCGCTGCTGGAGCCGATCGATCGGCTGCGTGAGGCCGAGCGCTCCGGCGATTACACCACGCGCCTGGCGCTGCTCGAAGAGCTTAAGGGCATGCCCTGGGCGGCGGTCTGGGACCAGTTCTGTCTCCAGCACGAAGTGCCGCTGGGCATGCGCTACCTGGACGAGATCCGATCGTACGAAACACACGAGCTTGCCCGGCGCGGGTGA
- a CDS encoding bifunctional rhamnulose-1-phosphate aldolase/short-chain dehydrogenase: MVTRQPTFRHVHYAWDDAYANQLDPVARLVYRSNILGADQRITNTGGGNTSSKIIESDPLTEEPVEVLWVKGSGGDLRTSKRENFSSLYMDKLRALQAHYHHAPERGPKTAIEDAMVALYNHCTFNLNPRPSSIDTPLHAFVNRKHVDHMHPNAVIAIAAARNSERLTSEIYGDEVIWTAWQRPGFDLGLKLEQILQEHPQARGVILGGHGLINWADDDKACYELTLDLIERAASYIEARDKGEQTFGGQQYQALDEAQRHAVFAEILPWLRGQVSQYKRFVGTVQEDATILRFVNSHDAPRLAELGTSCPDHFLRTKIKPLYVPWNPQAEDVAALKHKLSAGLEQYRQDYAAYYQQHKRPDSPAMRDPNPTVILIPGLGMIAWGKDKSESRVTAEFYNCAVEVMRGAEAIDEYTALPLQEAFDIEYWLLEEAKLQRMPAEKELARRIVVVVGSGSGIGKAVAHRVAREGAHVVCADLHAEAAQATADELTARYGKGIGVAGTGISSYGPAIGLGVDITKRESVRALFEQVILAYGGIDDVIVTAGIYVPPDREGRVPDDKWALSFNINVTGLYVVADEANRIWRSQGLRGNLVLTTSVNAAVAKKGSLAYDTSKAAANHLVRELAIELAPLVRVNGLAPATVVEGSSMFPRDRVIASLAKYNIAFSDDETTEALREKLANFYAQRTLTQAPITLDDQAEVAYLLISRAFSKTTGQIFSVDGGLAEAFLR; this comes from the coding sequence ATGGTAACACGGCAACCAACCTTTCGCCACGTACACTATGCGTGGGACGACGCCTACGCGAATCAGCTCGATCCAGTTGCGCGGCTGGTCTATCGCTCCAATATCCTGGGAGCCGACCAGCGCATCACCAACACAGGCGGCGGCAACACATCATCCAAAATTATCGAGAGCGACCCGCTCACCGAGGAGCCGGTCGAGGTGCTGTGGGTCAAAGGCTCCGGCGGCGACCTGCGCACCTCAAAGCGCGAAAACTTCTCGTCGCTGTACATGGACAAGCTGCGCGCGCTGCAAGCGCACTACCACCACGCGCCGGAGCGCGGCCCCAAAACCGCGATCGAGGACGCGATGGTCGCGCTCTATAACCACTGCACCTTCAACCTCAATCCCCGTCCGTCGTCGATCGACACGCCGCTGCACGCCTTTGTCAATCGTAAGCACGTCGATCACATGCATCCCAACGCCGTGATCGCCATCGCCGCCGCGCGAAACTCCGAGCGGCTGACCAGCGAGATCTACGGCGACGAGGTGATCTGGACCGCCTGGCAGCGGCCCGGCTTCGATCTGGGCCTGAAGCTGGAGCAGATCCTACAGGAGCACCCGCAGGCCAGGGGCGTGATCCTCGGCGGCCACGGCCTGATCAACTGGGCCGACGACGACAAGGCGTGCTACGAGCTGACGCTCGATCTGATCGAGCGCGCGGCGAGCTATATCGAGGCGCGCGACAAAGGCGAGCAGACCTTTGGCGGGCAGCAGTACCAGGCATTGGACGAGGCGCAGCGCCACGCGGTCTTTGCCGAGATCTTGCCCTGGCTGCGCGGCCAGGTTAGCCAGTATAAACGCTTTGTCGGCACCGTGCAGGAAGACGCGACGATCCTGCGCTTCGTCAACAGCCACGACGCGCCGCGTCTGGCCGAGCTCGGCACGTCCTGCCCCGATCACTTCCTGCGCACCAAGATCAAGCCGCTGTATGTGCCGTGGAACCCGCAGGCCGAGGATGTGGCGGCGCTGAAGCACAAACTGAGCGCCGGGCTGGAGCAGTATCGCCAGGACTACGCGGCCTACTACCAGCAGCACAAGCGCCCCGACTCGCCCGCGATGCGCGATCCGAACCCGACGGTGATCCTGATCCCCGGCCTGGGCATGATCGCCTGGGGCAAAGACAAGAGCGAGTCGCGCGTGACCGCCGAGTTCTACAACTGCGCCGTCGAAGTGATGCGCGGCGCGGAGGCGATCGACGAGTATACCGCGCTGCCGCTGCAAGAGGCGTTCGACATCGAGTACTGGCTGCTTGAGGAGGCCAAGCTTCAGCGCATGCCCGCCGAAAAAGAGCTGGCGCGGCGGATCGTGGTGGTGGTTGGATCAGGCAGCGGCATCGGCAAGGCAGTGGCGCATCGCGTGGCGCGTGAGGGCGCGCATGTGGTCTGCGCCGATCTGCACGCCGAGGCAGCCCAGGCGACGGCGGACGAGCTGACCGCGCGCTACGGCAAAGGCATCGGCGTGGCAGGGACGGGCATCTCAAGCTACGGTCCCGCGATCGGGCTGGGCGTGGACATCACCAAGCGTGAGTCGGTGCGGGCGCTGTTCGAGCAGGTGATCCTGGCGTATGGCGGCATCGACGATGTAATCGTGACGGCGGGCATTTATGTGCCGCCGGATCGCGAGGGCCGCGTTCCCGACGACAAATGGGCGCTGTCGTTCAACATCAATGTCACCGGGCTGTACGTCGTCGCAGATGAGGCCAATCGGATCTGGCGCTCCCAAGGGCTGCGCGGCAATCTGGTGCTGACCACCAGCGTCAACGCGGCGGTAGCCAAGAAAGGCTCGCTGGCCTACGACACCAGCAAGGCGGCGGCGAATCATCTGGTGCGCGAGCTGGCGATCGAACTCGCGCCGCTGGTGCGGGTCAACGGCCTGGCACCCGCCACAGTCGTCGAGGGCAGCAGCATGTTCCCCCGCGATCGAGTGATCGCCTCGCTGGCGAAGTACAACATCGCCTTCAGCGACGACGAGACGACCGAGGCGCTGCGCGAGAAGCTGGCGAACTTCTACGCGCAGCGCACGCTAACGCAAGCGCCGATCACGCTGGACGATCAGGCGGAGGTGGCCTATTTGCTGATCAGCAGGGCATTCAGCAAGACGACCGGCCAGATCTTTAGCGTGGATGGCGGCCTGGCCGAGGCGTTTCTTCGCTGA
- a CDS encoding L-rhamnose mutarotase, giving the protein MKRVGFMLKVRQDRLDEYKRHHENVWPEMLAALRGAGWHNYSLFVRDDGLLFGYFETPDSLQAAQARMAEQAINTRWQEFMAPYFESPNNARPDEMFVELQEIFHLD; this is encoded by the coding sequence ATGAAACGGGTTGGATTTATGCTCAAGGTGCGGCAAGACAGGCTGGACGAGTACAAACGCCATCACGAAAACGTCTGGCCGGAGATGCTCGCGGCGCTGCGCGGGGCGGGCTGGCACAACTACTCCCTGTTTGTGCGCGACGACGGCCTGCTCTTCGGCTACTTCGAGACACCCGACAGCTTGCAGGCTGCCCAGGCGCGCATGGCCGAGCAAGCGATCAACACCAGATGGCAAGAGTTCATGGCACCGTATTTCGAGTCGCCAAATAATGCGCGGCCAGATGAAATGTTTGTTGAATTGCAGGAGATTTTTCACCTCGATTGA
- a CDS encoding lactate utilization protein B, whose protein sequence is MSRSNSKFHIPLTFQESARAALENTQLRRNLGKATQTIRAKRASVVDELPDWQELREAGRAIKERTLRHLDEYLLQLEAAVQRAGGQVHWARDAIEANRIVAGIVLEHGASEVIKVKSLTTDEIRMNEALGQHGVTAIETDLAELIIQLAHEESSHILVPAIHKNRAEIRTLFMHTLGISELSDEPAELAAVARRYLRTKFLSVPVATSGVNFAVAATGTIAVVESEGNGRMCLTLPEVLISIMGIEKVIPGWQDFEVFLQLLPRSSTGERMNPYTSFWTGVHPGDGPQAFHLVLLDNGRSRVLADHIGRQTLNCIRCSACLNVCPVYERTGGHAYNSVYPGPIGAILTPQLLGVERAGSLPYASSLCGACYDVCPVKINIPEVLVHLRAQVVRHKQTSEGIKGKLDPEAIGMRLLARVFRSPERYEQAQKLARLGQIPFARRGIIERLPPPLNVWTTMRDLQAVPRQTFRDWWRKRRVFGSVPKADADGVGDADGVDAEAAAAGRRNV, encoded by the coding sequence ATGAGCCGGAGCAACTCCAAGTTTCACATTCCGCTGACCTTTCAGGAGTCGGCGAGGGCGGCGCTGGAAAACACGCAGCTACGGCGCAACCTGGGCAAGGCGACCCAAACCATCCGGGCGAAGCGGGCCTCAGTCGTCGACGAGCTGCCCGACTGGCAGGAGTTGCGCGAGGCCGGGCGCGCGATCAAGGAGCGCACGCTGCGCCACCTCGACGAGTACCTGCTGCAACTTGAGGCGGCGGTGCAGCGCGCGGGCGGGCAGGTCCATTGGGCGCGCGACGCGATCGAGGCCAACCGGATCGTCGCCGGAATCGTGCTCGAACACGGGGCCAGCGAGGTGATCAAGGTCAAGTCGCTGACCACCGACGAGATCCGCATGAACGAGGCATTGGGCCAGCACGGCGTGACCGCGATCGAGACTGATCTGGCCGAGCTGATCATCCAACTGGCCCACGAGGAGTCGTCGCATATCCTGGTGCCCGCGATCCACAAGAATCGCGCGGAGATCCGCACCCTGTTCATGCACACGTTGGGCATCAGCGAGCTATCGGACGAACCGGCTGAGCTGGCGGCGGTGGCGCGTCGGTATCTGCGCACGAAGTTCTTGAGCGTGCCCGTCGCCACCAGCGGCGTGAACTTTGCCGTGGCCGCAACCGGAACGATCGCGGTGGTCGAGTCCGAGGGCAACGGGCGCATGTGCCTGACGCTGCCGGAGGTGCTGATCTCGATCATGGGCATCGAGAAGGTGATCCCAGGCTGGCAGGACTTCGAGGTGTTCCTGCAACTGCTGCCGCGCTCCTCGACGGGCGAGCGCATGAACCCGTATACCTCGTTCTGGACCGGCGTGCATCCTGGCGACGGGCCGCAGGCGTTCCATCTGGTGCTGCTGGATAACGGGCGCAGCCGCGTGCTTGCGGATCACATTGGGCGACAAACGCTCAACTGTATCCGCTGCTCGGCCTGCCTCAACGTCTGCCCGGTCTATGAGCGCACGGGAGGCCACGCCTACAACTCGGTCTATCCCGGCCCCATCGGCGCGATTCTGACACCGCAGCTTCTAGGCGTGGAGCGCGCCGGATCGCTGCCCTACGCCTCGTCGCTCTGCGGCGCGTGCTACGACGTGTGTCCGGTCAAGATCAACATTCCCGAAGTGCTGGTGCATCTGCGGGCGCAGGTGGTGCGTCATAAGCAGACCAGCGAGGGCATCAAGGGCAAGCTCGATCCCGAAGCCATCGGCATGCGGCTGCTCGCGCGAGTCTTTCGGAGTCCCGAACGCTACGAGCAGGCCCAAAAGCTGGCACGGCTGGGGCAGATTCCTTTTGCACGTCGCGGGATCATCGAGCGGCTGCCACCGCCGCTCAACGTGTGGACGACTATGCGCGATCTTCAGGCGGTGCCGCGCCAGACCTTTCGTGACTGGTGGCGGAAGCGGCGGGTGTTCGGGTCGGTGCCGAAGGCTGATGCTGACGGCGTGGGCGATGCCGACGGCGTCGACGCCGAGGCTGCCGCAGCCGGGAGGAGGAACGTATGA
- a CDS encoding LUD domain-containing protein, with protein MSAARDEILQRVRLALRDVPQREQPTDVAVERGYRPTADASREHVIELFVERVREYKATVRIVTAHALPTTIAESCAARGVRRLLVPVDIPREWLPAGIEALRDTELTYAQIDGCDGVLTGCALGIAQTGTIVLDGGQAQGRRVLTLLPDYHLCVVRTEQIVGLVPEAVARLVPAVCEQQRAITFISGPSATSDIELNRVEGVHGPRTLEVIVVTPD; from the coding sequence ATGAGCGCTGCCCGTGACGAGATTCTCCAGCGCGTGCGCCTGGCGCTGCGCGACGTGCCGCAGCGCGAGCAGCCGACGGATGTTGCCGTGGAGCGCGGCTATCGCCCCACCGCCGATGCGTCCCGCGAGCACGTGATCGAGCTATTTGTGGAGCGCGTGCGCGAGTACAAAGCGACGGTGCGGATCGTCACGGCTCATGCGCTGCCCACAACGATCGCCGAATCATGCGCCGCGCGGGGCGTGCGTCGTCTGCTTGTGCCCGTGGATATCCCGCGCGAGTGGCTGCCCGCCGGGATTGAAGCGCTCCGCGACACCGAGCTGACCTACGCGCAGATCGATGGGTGCGACGGCGTGCTAACCGGCTGCGCGCTGGGCATCGCGCAAACGGGGACGATCGTGCTGGATGGCGGGCAGGCGCAAGGACGGCGCGTGCTGACGCTGCTGCCTGATTATCATCTGTGTGTTGTCCGGACGGAGCAGATTGTCGGTCTGGTTCCCGAAGCCGTCGCCCGGCTCGTGCCCGCCGTATGTGAGCAGCAGCGCGCGATCACCTTTATTTCCGGCCCATCGGCTACCTCCGACATCGAGCTGAATCGGGTCGAGGGCGTGCATGGGCCGCGCACGCTTGAGGTCATTGTCGTCACGCCGGATTAA
- a CDS encoding (Fe-S)-binding protein, which produces MKVTLFITCFNDTLFPQTGQAVVKLLERLGHSVEFPLEQTCCGQMHFNTGYQRESIPLARHFVEVFGDAEIVVSPSASCVGMVREFYPRLAEVSRDPKLARAVAALIPRVYELSELLVNKLGIEDVGAYYPHRVTYHPTCHSLRMIRVGDAPLRLLRKVRSIDLVELPNAEECCGFGGTFAIKNADTSMAMLGDKVRNVLDTHAEVCVAADNSCLMQIGGALHRQRAGVRPVHLAEILATTEEDGR; this is translated from the coding sequence ATGAAGGTTACACTCTTTATAACCTGCTTCAACGATACGCTATTTCCGCAAACCGGGCAAGCCGTCGTGAAGCTATTGGAGCGGCTCGGCCACAGCGTCGAGTTTCCGCTGGAGCAGACCTGCTGCGGCCAGATGCACTTCAACACCGGCTACCAGCGCGAGTCGATCCCGCTTGCCCGCCACTTCGTCGAGGTCTTCGGCGACGCCGAGATCGTGGTGTCGCCGTCGGCGTCCTGCGTGGGGATGGTCCGCGAGTTCTATCCCCGCCTCGCCGAAGTGTCGCGCGACCCGAAGCTGGCACGCGCGGTTGCTGCGCTGATCCCACGGGTGTACGAGCTGTCGGAGCTTCTGGTCAACAAGCTTGGCATCGAGGATGTGGGCGCGTACTATCCGCACCGGGTCACGTACCATCCGACCTGCCACTCGCTGCGGATGATCCGCGTCGGCGATGCTCCGCTGCGGCTGCTGCGCAAGGTTCGCAGCATCGATCTCGTGGAGCTGCCCAATGCCGAGGAGTGCTGCGGCTTCGGCGGCACCTTTGCGATCAAGAACGCGGATACCTCGATGGCGATGCTCGGCGATAAAGTCCGCAACGTCCTCGATACACACGCCGAGGTCTGTGTTGCCGCCGACAACTCGTGCCTGATGCAGATCGGCGGGGCGCTGCACCGGCAGCGGGCAGGCGTGCGGCCCGTGCATCTCGCCGAGATCCTGGCGACGACCGAGGAGGACGGGCGATGA